Proteins found in one Aquibium microcysteis genomic segment:
- a CDS encoding NAD(P)H-dependent oxidoreductase: protein MRVLVVYCHPVPESFCAAVRDETLAALASAGHETRLLDLYAMGFDPVMGTDERRTYNDHAPTDPALQPHIEALRWADGLVFVYPTWWYGLPAMMKGWLDRVWAIDIVFQLPKDGGRIRPLMTHIRKVAVVTTCGASFLWSHMMGHPGRRTVLRGIRALCGWRCRTLFLAHYRMDASTPASRSAYLAKVRARLSAF, encoded by the coding sequence GTGCGTGTCCTCGTCGTCTACTGCCATCCCGTCCCCGAGAGCTTCTGCGCCGCAGTGCGCGACGAAACGCTGGCGGCGCTCGCCTCGGCGGGCCACGAGACCCGGCTGCTCGATCTCTACGCGATGGGCTTCGACCCCGTGATGGGAACCGACGAACGGCGCACCTACAACGACCACGCCCCGACGGACCCGGCGCTCCAGCCCCACATCGAGGCGCTGCGCTGGGCCGACGGCCTCGTCTTCGTCTACCCGACCTGGTGGTACGGCCTGCCGGCCATGATGAAGGGCTGGCTCGACCGGGTCTGGGCGATCGACATCGTCTTCCAGCTGCCGAAGGACGGCGGGCGCATCCGTCCGCTGATGACCCACATCCGCAAGGTGGCGGTGGTGACGACCTGCGGCGCCTCCTTCCTGTGGTCGCACATGATGGGCCATCCCGGCCGCCGCACGGTGCTGCGCGGCATCCGCGCGCTGTGCGGCTGGCGCTGCCGGACCCTGTTCCTGGCGCATTACCGCATGGACGCGTCGACGCCGGCCTCTCGATCGGCCTATCTCGCGAAAGTCCGCGCGCGGCTGTCCGCATTTTAG